The sequence tctcccctacgcacagggtggctGAAGATGAAGATTGAGTGATATTCTTGGTGCAACTGCTATTTTATATCCAACGTCAAGTGCATTTGGATCTTGTTTGATCCTTTCACTCTTTACTCAGTAGTCAGTGTGGGTCCTAGCACTACATCCCGGGACAGTTCTCCCACTTTTTAGCAAAACAATCCACCCTTTCAAACCCCAGAAATCTAAGGAGCATTCTTACCAAAGATGGAATAGTTTAcaaatattctgaagaagggtcccgacctgaaagattgcctgtaaatgttctccagggatgctgcctgacccactgagttactccagcactttgtgttttactcaagattccaacatctgcagttcctcattgctCCGAAGAAGCAATTAAGAATTGTTAATTAATTACTTTCGCTGGGAAAAGGTTCCGTCCCTGTCTataaattccctccacagatgctgccggacccactgaggttctccagtactttgtgttttactcaagattccttgTGTCTCACCTTTCCAAATATTACCAGTTCCTATGATATTGTGAGGTGATGTTGTGAGTGAGTTGGGTTCTGTAGCTATCTCCTACCACACAATCATATGATACTTTTGTAAATCAAGATCCCTTTGCACAAAATGGAAATCTGGTTAAGGCCACCCTTTTAACACTTTGTACATTGTAGTAAAGATAAAATATGGGAGATGTGGTCTAAACTATATACGTTTGTTGTTGGAATGTTGAACAGGTGATGGAATCCCTGCTGTTCCACATGAGACGGCCTCTTACATTGGGTTGAGACAAGAAGAAGACCAATCACCTGGCTCATCCTCCCAGCCTCTTCGCTCTTGGGCTGAGGTGGAGCCTGCCACTGCTGATCATCTGTACTTTGAAGAGGATCTCGTCTTTGATGCCAGTCCTCAGTTTGAAACCTTTGTTATTCACAAATCACATAGTGGAAGCAAGGATGTCATTCTCGATCTATCCAATCCTGAGGCTGGTGATCTCACTGAAGACCTGAATGAGGTTGGACAATTAGACACATGCTGTGCTCTCAGTTCCGCTTTAACAAGGAATTCTAATCTGCCTCAAATTAACAGGCACTTAAATCCTAATTCAAGGATTTCCACTCCTACCAATGTTTCTCCTGTCAGTGAGGTGATAGAGGGGAGTGGTTTTCCTCATCTAGTGCCCGATGCAGATGACATCAACCTTGTAACGCAAAGAATAAACAGGATAGAATTTGAAGATACCACTCAAAGGTTCAGCAATAGTGTTACGCCTCCTTCCAAGAAAAATAAGCAAGAATATCTGGTTACAATCCATACATCAAATACTCATCAGGACCATGGTGATGTCCCAACAAAATCCAATGACACTTTGCAAAGAGGCCTGCCTTCAATGGATGATGCCTTGAGCAATAGCAGAAAGGTGAATGAGAACATCATCAATTCAGAGGGGACATCAAAGCCACCTTTAGAATCATCGGAGCAACAAGACCATTGGCCCATCCAGTTGACATCGATCACTGAATCAAATACAAACCAGAGCTCAAATCACTCCTGGAGTGCTTGTAACCCAGGATATATACATGAAAATGACTCCTGCTGGTCTGTTTGTGAAGTGAACCCCAATTATTGTTACAACGGAGGTGAATGTGGAGTCATAGAAAATGTTGGTGCGATTTGCAGGTAGGATGAAGTCTTTATATGCAACTTTATTCAAAACGGAACTTAATTATCATTCTCCAGAAGCTTTGTCCCAATGATCATTGTTTCAGTGTTTCTGGGATTACTCCCTGATATTTCCCCTCACCGCCTCTCTGTAGTTTTCCCTCCTTTCTGGATCCAGGGATATGTCAATAGTGAAGATGAGTCAAGaacatttaattgtcatgttaAAACTGGGaacagaacattgaaattcttacttgatatcaaaataggacatacatggtaaatggtagggaattgaagaatgtaggtgaacagagggatctgggaataactgtgcacagttccctgaaagtggaatctcatgtagatagggtggtaaagaaagcttttggtgtgctggcctttataaatcagagcattgagtatagaagttgggatgtaatgttaaaattgtacaaggcattggtgaggccaattctggagtatggtgtacaattttggttgcctaattataggaaggatgtcaacaaaatagagagagtacagaggagatttactagaatgttgcctgggattcagcaactaagttacagagaaaggttgaacaagttagggctttattctttggagcgcagaaggttaaggggggacttgatagaggttttttaaatgatgagagggatagacagagttgacgtggaaaagcttttcccactgagagtagggaagattcaaacaaggggacatgacatgagaattaagggactgaagtttaggggtaacatgagggggaacttctttacccagagagtggtagctgtgtggaatgagcttccagtgaaagtgctggaggcagtttcgtttttatcatttaaaaataaattggatagttatatggatgggaagggaatggagggttatggtctgagcgcaggtatatgggactaggggagattatgtgttcggcacggactagtagggtcgagatggcctgtttccatgctgtaattgttatatggttatatggttatatgatatcgcACTCCAGTAAAATAGTAGATTTTACTATCCCCAGAAAAAGCTAACCTAATCTCATCTAATTTAATCATTCTAGCCTAATCTAATTTAATGTTTATTGATCTAGTTCAGGCAaggacggaagtttaggggtaacatcccGGGGGaacttttactcagagagtggtacatCCAATTTGGACtcccgcaggtatatgggactacttTCGGCACGGAAGTAGGGTCGAGATCTCAGTTGTAATTGCTATGTTCGCTTTTCAATATTAAAAAGCTAACCTATCCATCTAATTTAATCATTCTAGCCTAATCTAATTTAATGTTTATTGATCTAGTTCAGGCAAGGACGGTCCAGCTGGGTTCTGCCACATCCAATTCACTCCCATATAGTGTACTATTAAATCTCAGTTTAATTGCTATGTTCTTTTCAATATTAGCCATCTATGGTTCATTCTATCTCTCTTCGTCTGTGTGATTAGATGCAGTGCAAAAGAACACACCTGGTACAGAGGACCACGGTGCCAGACTGTTGTCACGGAGGTGCAACTAACGTGCATACTGATTGGCGCAACCTTGCTGATTTCTCTCATATTC is a genomic window of Leucoraja erinacea ecotype New England chromosome 27, Leri_hhj_1, whole genome shotgun sequence containing:
- the LOC129710225 gene encoding uncharacterized protein LOC129710225, whose product is MFCLMVLFLLLKGDGIPAVPHETASYIGLRQEEDQSPGSSSQPLRSWAEVEPATADHLYFEEDLVFDASPQFETFVIHKSHSGSKDVILDLSNPEAGDLTEDLNEVGQLDTCCALSSALTRNSNLPQINRHLNPNSRISTPTNVSPVSEVIEGSGFPHLVPDADDINLVTQRINRIEFEDTTQRFSNSVTPPSKKNKQEYLVTIHTSNTHQDHGDVPTKSNDTLQRGLPSMDDALSNSRKVNENIINSEGTSKPPLESSEQQDHWPIQLTSITESNTNQSSNHSWSACNPGYIHENDSCWSVCEVNPNYCYNGGECGVIENVGAICRCSAKEHTWYRGPRCQTVVTEVQLTCILIGATLLISLIFLALIVVFALKLRSLKDAQQRFDSRSKLWISSGPQGNSSFSSEISQQGNHSPVARCSPDTQCTPVSENHLTQADYNSCILWRTERTAV